The following nucleotide sequence is from Pagrus major chromosome 13, Pma_NU_1.0.
GGGTAAACATGCTGCTCTTGTTTCCATCACTGttcactctcctcctcagttTTCGAAGGGTTGCTTGCTCAAAAGTCCTTGACTTGAGAGCAAACTTCAGATTTCAGGATTGAAACGTCACTTAAGGCGATGATGGGGATTCCCTGAAGAGCAAGAGCTGAGAGGAAGCCAGCGAAGGCTCGTTAAACCACGGCTGAGATGTACACAGCTCTGACAATCATCATGCTTGCTTAAAATTAAGTGGCAGTTTCCCAGACCAACTTTTAGTCATTATTAGTGTGCCCCCGCACAGATTTCCTTCCAGTGCAGGCTTGTGGCGCCTGACAAGTTCTTATGAGATTAATTAAGCTTAGATTTGAAGAGTAAAAGGTCTGTTTGTTATTGGCAAGGTCATTAACTGATGGTAATGTCATCATAAATGGAGCTCATTAGAAAGACTCCCAGGAGTCAGAGTCCTTTGGTCTAGGGTCAGCGTGTCCTGTTGGTGATAAATGCAACCGCAGGGAATACTTTAAATTTGGCGTGtcgtcattttattttgttgacatcCAAAACTCACACATAGGATGATCAGCTTACTCTGAGTCGGGGAGATAATTATGAAATAAAGCATCAATCCCAGCTTACACCTGCACGACTCACTCAATATTCCATTTTCTGACGACTCCGCAGTGTAATTACAAACCATGGGAACCAACGCACCGAGGTCTGATGCTGTGAACTTGTGTCTGGCCTCTGAGCTCAAAGGTCAGGTTGGCTTTGATCAGGTCCACATCAGGTAATAAAGACGACGACTGCAGTCCTAGCCTCGGTTTTAATTCCTCCTGGACCTTGTGTGTGTAAACACAGTTGACTGGTCGATTGGCCTTTGACCAGGAGAACAGATTCTGTGTTAACAAGTTGCACAAGATGTCTAAAATCTATACACTAATTAAACCCGCTGACTCGCCTGTCAATTTCTAAGAAGAAATAGTCAGTGTGTGTAATGAGCTTATGGGAAAgatacagagaaagagagagagagagttctgACCTCAATCTCTCTCTGGAGGACGAACATTAATTTGTTGGATTTCACACGCTAATTTCAATCAAGTTCTTTCCAGCGAGGGCACAGGTGCTCGTTTTGGATCAGATGAATCGATTAACACGAATCATTAATATTCTACACATCCCTGGTTGCAGGAGTGATTGAGAAGGTGATGCTGAAGCACAAGATATAACCCAGGCACCATGGAAGTGATCAAAGTGAGACACTATgaatatggccaagtgcaatatccaaattgcagagGCAGCATTTGACAAaggtaaaatgtttaataatgaagtactgtagtgctgcagagaagctctgacctacaaatcttgttctaCAGAgttgtaagaaaacatgtttgtttggtacagactaAAAAAAGGGCACTTCATCATGACTTTAAAAGTTttcacagtgaaaataaaaaatgttgtgcagATATGATCATTCACTAACtgtgaatcatatcacaatcTTAACATCCGtcaaaaatgatattttttgcAACATATTGTGCAGCTCTAATCTCTCAGAACTGATACCTCAAAAATCCTACCATGGGTGCTTCTCTATGCACCAGACACAAACTTCCTGATGACCTTACAGCTCTAATATTTCATAAAAACCTTACAACAGTTTTTACAAGTTTTCATCTATGATACTGAACACCAGCAGCTGCCTCGCAGCCTTTACCAGCTGGGCTGTCCTCTCAAGGAGAACCAGTAATCACTCCATCAAATTGTGAATGAATAATAAGATGCAAGATATGTCTCAGTTTGAAACCTGCATGATATCTTGAAATCAGTAGATACCAGAGCTGCAACATCAAAAATGTTATGAAttgccaattattttgataatcaatacaCTACAcgctgattgacatttttcaccaatAATTTCCAATTAAAATGGGCAGAAATAATCCACAGATTAAACAACAATGGAAATAATCttttgttgcagccctagtaGAAACGCCAAGAAAAATTAGCACGCACATGTTCATTAATCTATTTGCTACTGATCATTTTTTATGAATACAGATGAAGAGAGAATCTGATCcgatgtcaaaaacaaaaataatgggtAATGTCCTGGCCTTTGCAGATCTGCCTTTGGTTCTAAACAGAATTATCCTCTATATCAAACAAACAGCTCTCTATTTCTTgctcacattttaaatctttaactCATTTTCTGTGGTACATCTGAGAAAAACACCCCCCTGTGGCTTCATTTTAATTACAGCAACACTCAAATATATTTCAATACgatgtttgtttttgaaatcACTAAGGCAcgtctttaaaaaatgataagaaaGCATTTAAATGCCTTATAACAATTATTCATCTTAATTACTAAATGTTTAGTGCTCATTAAATCCCATTCACATCAATCACACCACCATAGACTGTAGCTCTGCTAATTAGCTGCCAGCCAGTCTGTCTGAGCAGCATGAATCCTTGATGGGCAGCTCCTCATTCAAATGGCTGTGAAAAAAGTGCCATCTCAGcagtttgaatatttcatgCTGTCCTTCAGTCAAGAGTAGCTGCCGATCGTCTGAGCGCTGGTAACATTGGCCTGCTCCCTCAGAGAAAACAGCATCTGCTCTGACAACCTGTCCGTCACTCCCTGAGCATTCAAAGAGTTCTCCTCTCAGTACAAGCTACTATTACAACCTGAACCTCAGGAAACACCAGCACAGTGccatacttttttattttttttatcccattTATGTTTGAATTTGACAAATTCATCAAAAACAGCCCTGTAAAATACCTGCAAATGCTGCAGTTTTGTCTGGATGGTTTCATGTATTTACCAACATGACCCAAGACTCGACAAACTTTGTTAATTcgaacaaaacactgaataatcctGGACATAATTATGTTCTGTAGTGGAGTACAACAAGCACAAATTTCAGTGTGCATCTGAGTGAATACTAACTTTTTGCACCCTTCTTGGGTTTCACTGGTAAAATCTTTAAACTGTCAACTACTGCCCTCCTGTGGCCACAATCTGCTCAGTTTTCCCAGTTTTTTGGCTGCCTGGAAAGGATACTATAAGGTGTTGATTGGATAATTtgtgttaaattattttaaGCATTATTCCTTCATGTATTTGATATGAACTTTTCTGTTGCACAATCTACAATGACACCAAAAGAATGAACCAACAGGTGATGATTATGTAAACCAGATTTTTCCCCCCAAATGATGATAATATTGTCAACAAACAGGGCAGGTCCGACTGATTTCTGCTGATATGACAGCTGACTTTCCTACACAAAGTCACGGAACGAACGAGTTGATAAAAAAAGTCAGTCGTTAACATATTCTCTGATGTgcgttctttcattttctggaggcatttcttcatcagaagtcctatgacgtagatatgttgggttttagtgtgtttctccatgcatctcccaccAACTTCAATACAGcagtcaccacagtctggccccaaagcaagattcagtgagGTAATgacccttctttcttttttaggttccttggtgGCCCCCTGCCCCGCACAGATGTTTACCAGCTCcgacacacctgattcaaatgatcagagCCCAAACATTTTCCCTTTAAGGGATCCTATACATACATATAATATTTTTACCCATTGCAAGATAaaacttttatattttgtgtggGATCAAAAGGGGACTATTGGGCCTTGGTAGAGGTATGCGCTCTGCTTAGTGCCATTCTTGTTAGGCCAGCAGTGAATGTCTATATTTAATGTCTACAAACACCATGAATGCAGCATTGCAAGTGCTGCTGTTAATGTTGAAGCAGACTGTGGTGGGGTTCGCAAAACACGGTGCCAACTGTGTCGACTGTCATGTCCCCAGAGAAAGTTAATTATATCTAAAGTTTCACACATCAATttcacagaacagaacacaagTGCTCATTTTATATCCATTATCCTTGGAATGAAAAGAATCATAAATCAACGTCAGGATGAAAGAACTGTAGATCTGGCAGTTTAGGTGCTGCCATAAATCACAGACACTGCCAATTAACAGCAGGAGAAGTTTGTTAAAAATGATTATTCCCACATAAAACTTTAACAGTAAAAAagttaaacattatattttgtaaaaGAGAACATGCATTCCTTTTTGAAACCTCTCATATCAGCCATCTGTTTCACCAAAATCTGTGATATAAGTCCCTGTCCATGGTCCTGAATCTCTTAATCCACTGTTGGCGCTCTTCTCACTGCCAATATCAATTCAAGGTGGGTTTCTTGCTCTAGCCTTATCAGGAGTCTGTGGTTCATTCATCTATTTTTACTCAATAACCTACATAAATCAAAGCCCAACCCAGCTTCATAAGATCTCTCCCGGTGCGAATCATCATGTCAGCATTTGTCATGGTTTAAAAAGTCAGCCAAGGTCAGCGTACTATTCAGACATGGATTGATTTGAACATAGACAGTTACATAGTAGAGAGCACAGCAGACattaattaaatcattatttattgCCTCTAGACACTTTGATGAGATTCCCGTTGGAATTCACAACTTACATTCATTTTATCATCAAGAAGGACACGATGACCCAAGACAAAAGGATCGTGCCTCTGGAAGTCTCTCTAATGAGTCCCGATTGCGACAGTGTCACCGGGGAACGATGCTCAATGACCTtgcctgtaaacaaacaaaccctctACTCTTGAACCCTTTGCCTAATTAAACTTTTCCCTCATTCATTAAATGGGAATGCAAAAGTGGCTGAGAGACATTACACTTTGAGGAAAACCTGACACTTAATCATCACCATCAAATAGCTACTGTTCATTTAAACAGCCACCTGTTTATAATTGAACGACTGTGTACTCAGTCCTTTGATGTTATGTAATCATGAAGGGATATTAAAACTGCAGTTTGGCACAGTTCCTTAATTTAGTGTGGGTTTAACATTTGAGATGAAGAAGAATTAAGACTATGCCTCATGGGTACTATCTCGTAATTTGGACAATTTATATGCAAAATCTTGTGGTCTTATtgtggtgttgtgttgtttcaAATAAGCCCCCTTTAAAGTGAGTAAACAGCATTTGCAGCTTAtaattttctgttgtgtttttctgacaataaatcTTTTCACAGTTTGTAAACTGCATTCCACAGTACAGCAGAAGGCAGCTCTTATCTGCTCTGTTCTCATGTACCCTGTTGGGCTCTTGGCTGAGCCTTATCACTAACTTTTCCTATTTTCCACGTCTCCTTAATCCTTTAACACTATTTTGCAATGGTCTGGACAAAAAGTTTTCAGGAACTGATTACATTGTTGGACTTCCAGAAGGCTTTGAAAGTAGGGAGACCCCATTATTGTCAGGTTTCTATTGTATACACCGCCGTGCAACGTACCTGATATATTTTTAGGACAGGATGTTCTTTTTGACACAATAGTCGATACACTGACATTCATTACAGGTTTATATTCATGTTACGTAACAGTACTTGCAGTCTGTGAAAGTTCTATATGTGTCATGAGCAGAGCAGTGGGTTTAAAAACACTTAATGGCGACCAAAAAGTTATTTCAATTTAACATTTCATGGTGTATTAAATATACATTACAAAGGAAGCCAGGTTAGTCAAAGGGATGCACCAATACAAATACAGTTTCTTTGAGACAAAGAGAGCACTCATATCAGTTCTCAGTATCGCTAAATACCCTAATTATTAGCCTTCACCAGCTTAGCAACTCATCTGGATTCTTCCtggttttcattcattcacactcATGGTGACCAAACATCTAGACATGAGCTGCATTGAATAGTGGGTATTTCATCAATGCTGGTGCCTCCTATAGTTTTACATTGTTATACCACATTACAGGGACATTTACGAAAGCTCACCTTTAAAGctcctttaaaaatatatccatacaccatattcacatggcggccattttcctctgatgcaTACCTGTCAAGTATCCCGTTTTGGCCGGGAAAGTCCCGTATTTTACCCTTCTTTCCCGCCGTCCTCCCGTATTAGTATTTTCCCGTAAATATCCCGTATTTTAACCTGcgttacaaaaaaataataataccgGGCCCGGgcggagtaaaaaaaaaaaacatcccctGCCCTGAGCTCTGTCACTAGCCTCGCGATAACTGCAGTAGCCTAGGTGTAGGTGGCAGTTGTCGCGAGGTTAGCGTCAGATGATGGTGACAACgcgagaaaaaaagagaaggaagatgGACGATGGACGGGACAGAGCGGGCGCGCCTCCTCCAGGTCCTCCTGCCAAAAAACCAAAGCCGCTGTGTAATTACCGTGACCGGTGGGACAGTGACTTCACTTTTTTGAAGAGGAGCAGGGTGGGGGACAGTCATGCGTTCTGCAGGATTTGCAACTCTGACTTCAGCATCTCGCACGGGGGGAGGAATGATGTAGGACAGCACGAAAAATCTGCAAAGCACAAGCGCGGGCTGGAGGCACAAAAAAGTGCCCAGTCCATGTCAGCGTTCGTGACGAAAAATACCAACGAGGCAGACCAGGTCACACGTGCGGAGGTCAAAATGGCAATGCTGTGCGCCAAAAATAACATTCAAGCTCCGAAAGAGTATTTAGCATGGTCAGAAAAATTGTAACAGAGAATAGGATGTCACTTGATAACACAACTGTTAGTGCTCTTCTGTCATGCAAAATCAACTACTCTGGCCCAGTTCACAAATACACTCCTTCAAAAACGGTATTAAGGAATGCTAAATCTGCAACAAACTTGTACAACAAGTCTCTAAAAGAGTaagaaaagtgaaaactgaaaagataaactgtgaaagaaaagcaatatgaaatgaaaagaatgtatggaatgaaaataaaatgtaaagacaAGCAATGttgaacagaaaatgtgcaaataagAAATTGAATAAATGCTTTTCATATATAcccttttgtgttttcattttggctATAATGAATGTTCACAGCATGTCAATGTCAACAAAGGTAGGCCTAAGTGGTTGACAAGTGGTGATTTTAGCTTTCTTGTACATCTGTCTTAAAATGTAAGGGATACTGGAATTTGGTTGGGGTGGTGAGACTGCTCGTGGCGGGCGCCGGAAAATTTCCCTTATTTTCAAATCCGAAACTTGACAGGTATGCTCTGATGTaacactcagggtgggaagatcaaatgttgtactgctgtgtttcaatttgcattttcatgattgatcagcaactacaaggaccacattttggaggaacatcgggccatatttcaaggtaaatcAACCTATCTGATAGcccattagctaacattagcagtcaaccacttcctagctaacattactgtatAACGGTGTTACACAATACCATAGGAAAGGTGTCAATatattctaaaatatcaacaaactTCTTGGACACATTTGTTTGAGCCTGGAAGAAAAACGCATTGGATGTTATCACACTGCACACAAGCAACTTCTACAGTAGATGTCTTGTGAAATGTCAGCACTGTCTCCAATTACATTCATTTTGATGAGTCTGCTGTTCATTGTTTGGGTCCAATACTAACGCAGCTAAGTAATTGTGAACACAATCTAAAGTTTAATGCCACCTATTGTTTGTCACACTTAGAACACTAATTACAGAGAGGACACTTCAGAAAGGGGTGTGTAGGGGCTGAGATTGCAGGCTGCAGCCCTTTAGAGAAGAGGTGACTATTGGACACAAATGACTCATTAATATCATTGTACACCCTGTCCCATTACAGCTGTAATTGCAAGGGTGCGAAACCTCCTAATGGATGCAGATGAGATTAATTAGGCTTAAGTGTGAACAGTAAAAGGTTTGTTTGTTACAGGCAGGCAGTCATTAACCAGCATCCTTTGGtaatgacatcacaaatagGGCTCATTAGCAGGGTTCCCAGGAGtcaaagaggaaggagaggatcACTTTGTCTGGGGTCAAAGTGTCCTGTTTGGTGATAAAAGTCCTCTCAGGGAATATTATTCATTGTCAATGtcattacattttgtcatttcttaCGGTCAAGTGTGAGTGCGAACGTTGTTGGAAGATTTTGCTTATAGCCTCGTCAATCATGGAGCTCAATGATGTGTCACTGTACTGTCCAAAGGAACTCAAGTTGTTATTTAGGAAGAGGTACGCTTGGGGAAATGCCACCAGTGCACAGGGGCTCCCGTCCATTTCCCTCCAAATGTGTGCTAATAGGTGCAGGTGAGATTAATTAGGCAATGATTTAAATAGTAAAAGGCTTGTTTGTTATGAGAAGGGCCATTAGCCTGCGTTCAGATGATGAAATCTCAAACTGGGTTCATTAGAAAGACTCCAAGGTGAAAGATGCAGATACTTTAAACATGCCCCAGAGAGGATGATgagaacatttttgtttttcaccgATTTCAAGTTGTATAAAGATTTGTTCACATTCTCCCGATAACAACCTGGTCCTGAGTTATTACCAGTAAatcaaatatctcaatatcCTCTGTAGAtttgttggttctgaaagcctactggtgagggtccaggctggcagggatgttatctttgatgtgctggagaaccatTTTCTCcaagcacttcatcaggatggagGTGAGAGCCACACGACTCAGCATAGCAGACTTTTAGGAACAGGAACAGTAATGGCTGTCTTGAAGCAGAAGAGGAcagtctcctgtgagagtgagatgttaaaaatgtcagcaacagcagcagctagcTGATTGGCACATGTTGTTAGTACACAGCCAGGGATATTATCAGGACCAGCATCCTTTTTTATATTCACTCTCGCCAGGACTTTTCTCACATCCGCTATGGTTGCATCCAGTGGCCGGTCCACATGAGGCGGAGTAGACTTTACAGCTGAGTCTAtgttgaggaaaacaaaacaagcataaaatgtgttcagctcatcTGCCAACATGGCTTCACACATTATGTGGGAGCTCAGGcttttgtgatattttgaatTGCGTGCCACATATCTTTAGTGATGCTGGTGTCGAGGTCCCTCTCCagtgtctgctgatgtctcttCTTCGCCGTCTTGATGCCAGCTTTCAGTCTTGTACTGGTGGTGTTTTATGCTTCCTTGTCACCTGCGGTGATCTCTAAAGCTCAGAATTTAGCCAGACGGAGCTTTTGCTCCAGGCTGCCGGCTGTTTTGCCAGAGACCGAAGCTGCTAACATCTACAGTTCCAGGGGGCACTTGGTGGGGCAGCTGACTGCACTACAGCCAGAACAGAGGCCCAAACTGTCTCTCCTCTGACCAACAGAGTGAGCATCACTGCTCTGGTGGCAGCAACTGGGACGGAGGGGAATTTGTAGTTTGGGTAGTTGGGTTAAACTGTGAAATCAAATAATCACAtccaaataaaatcaaattcaGTCACAGTAGCTCCTTATAAACAGACAGGTTAATAAGCAAAGAATCCAGTTCAGGAGTTTCAGTAAACTGAGGTTTTAATTGTGGTCTTGGTCATGTTTTCTGAGGGGTCTGGCTGTCTTGTCCCACAGTGCAAAAGCCGAATGAAACACttttatacagtttttttcTCCACCCAACAGATCCCAACAATGTATCTAGATATACATCATTTTTCTATGTATTAGGTATTTTATTATAGTTTAGAAAATGGCTCTacaagcagaaaataaatgaatgatttgAAGGGCAAAAGACATCAACATACCTCCACAATCCGTATCACTTAAGATGAACCTGTTATCACTCCCAACATGATTGACTTGGTCTTTAAATTATGAACTAGTTATTAATGTTCTCTGATGGAAATAAAGGTTTGCTCCAATCACTCATATTTATACAGACAAGAATAAAACTGGCTTATATTCAATTGCAATCAGTTTCAAAATGGGGATATTTGACTAGAAATGTGGTCAAACTGTTTAACTGCGTATGTAAATATGGTACATTTCTGTCACAAACTTTGCTGACTGGGTTTCAGTGTTACTTAGAGTCACAAAACaataattacatgtttgttttgtttgaaagtTAATTTGGAAGACTCATTACTCATTACTGTATTGTTCATCCATATTATTCATAATTAGAGGACTGAATGTTATCTCTGGAGATGAATGAAGGAGGTATTTCTACTGCACGCTGGTCAGACATGCAGACACTCAGTGGTCTGAGTCCAATCATATGGAGTCGCTCTGTGACTTTCATCAGTGTAACAGGTGAGTCACAAGTATTCCGGTCTATGTTTGACTTAATGATAATAATGCATTATATTCACCACTCAGGATGGTTTCAATACGCTTAATGCCAAATGCACAAATGTATATGTCTTCATTTGAAGTATGTGATTGGACTGATAGGTAATATGATGAAttgtttccctctttttcaGACTGGTGAGCTTCTAAGCAGAGGCTGTCCTCGGacacacaggctgcagagttCAGTGATGTCTTTTCTCAGGACTATTTCAAACGACTCTCTCATCATTCATCCTCCAGGCTTCTATATCATCGGATTTGAGACATTTCCCTACATAACCATCTACATTATCTTCCTCGTTTTTGTCTACGTGTTTACGCTTGTGTTAAATATTTCATTGATCTATATAATTGCCCGTGACCACTGCTTACACACTTCGAAATTTCTGGCTGTTCTCAACCTCGCAGTGATTGATATCATCTTAAACACGAGCACTATTCCCAGCATGATTAAGACATTTCTCTTTAAGGACAACTTTATTCCATTCAACCTGTGTTTGCTTCAAATGTTTGTCTACTATTCTGCTGCACCTTTGGAGTCATATGCACTCGCTGTACTTGCCTATGAAAGGTTGATCGCAATATGTTTCCCTCTGCGTTACAACTCAATCAACACACTGCGGAATATGTCCTGTATTGTCTGCCTGACTTGGTTTGTAGCTCTCGGAACAACAGCATATGCAATAGGTATAATGACTCGACTGTCTTTTTGTAATTCTGTCAAAGTGTTCAGCTATTTCTGTGACTATGCTCCTGTGTTCAGACTGGCCTGTAATGATTATACATTGCAGTGGTCTTTGGCATCAACTTCTAGTATGGTGAATCTGATGGGGCCCTTAACTTTTATTCTTCTGTCCTATTTTAGCATCCTGGTGACTGTGTTCAGGATGAAATCAGTCAGCAGTAGAATGAAAGCTCTCACCACTTGCATTGAGCACCTCGTCCTTGTTGCTGTATTTTACATTCCCTTATTCAGCATATTCTTCATTGGGCTTTTTGTGGGCTCCATCGACCCGGACCAGCGTGTGCTTAGCCTGTCACTGGCCTCTTGCCTCCCACCCTGCATCAATCCTATTGTATATTCTTTGAAAACCAAAGAGATTAAAACAAGAGCCCTGGCACTGCTCCACAGAATGAAAACAAGCCCTTGAGAACTTTCTTTCCATCTGTGGAAGGTTTTCACACTCTCTCAGTCCTTGATAGAGTCAGGACCGTATGTGATGAGACAAAAGGGGCCTATTTTACTGATGCTCTGCCTGTTTcaactgcatttaaaaacagcaaagtttCCACATATTTGTCTTATTATTAAGTAGTGTGTTTTTCTCACGGgtctattattattgttctattattattttaaatctcACCAAACTTAGCAAGTGAATTAAAACATGTCCTGATTCTTTCGCAATAATATTTTACTGACTTATTTGTACATATTCACATGGTCATCACCAGTGTTTTACTAATGAGCTttattaatgtgtatgttgtatATTACTGTTGCATATGTTCATGGTGGAGTTAATTTTAACTACTTATATACTGCCGGGTAGTTTAATCTAGAACAATAAATCATATTCAATAGCATCATTTGTACATATTTGCTTGTATTTGATGTAGTTGTGTGATATTTGTACATTTGACTGCTCTTGTCCTTTTCTGTTACTCCGAACACTCCTTTACATGTTATCACTGTATCTCACATTCATATCCCCTTTATACAAATTGTCTGATAAAACAGTTAGTCTCATTATTGTGCTTACTGAAACACTTGCAGAGCTTTGTAGTCAGTGTGCTGATTCTTGTACGACATAAATGCCCTCCATTGATAGCTTTTCTTGCATATCTTTTAATGATTCAAATGAGCACCATGTTAGACAtagttaaataattaaaaataagatATTGACTAAAATAATACCTTTAAACCTAGCTTTAGTCACAAGAGGAGATTTGCATAAAAAGCTCACAATAAATGAACGGGAACCATTTTAAATTGAGTTTAAAGACTGAATGGAAGTTAGAGATTGTAAGTCCTAAAAtaatttataaaacaaagtataaacATGTCATTTGATGAAACAAAAGATTGTCAGAAGAAACATGGTGGAGTATCTAGGGAAAGACTTCTGCCATTTGTCTTGCAGCCCTTTGAAAGTAGGTGTAATCTGAATTAAACAACCAAATGTATATCCACACTCATTTCCCTCCATTCTTAATTGTTTTCATTCCTAATAGGTGCAACTGAGATTAATTAGTGTGAAGGTAAAACAGTAAATTGGTCGTTTGTTAAAGTTGTGGTCATTAACCAAAATTCCCAGGTGATGGCTTCACAAATTGGGCTCATTggaatcattttgttttggctcaACATGGCCTCTTTAACGATAAATGCATCCTTGGGGAACATTTTGCAGTTTAAGAGTCATTATATGTGtttcatcatcataatcatcatcatcatctgcaaCTGCTTGCCTTTGCAGGGTTGCGGGGGCTGGACACAGTTCAATCAtatgtgtttgtaaatgtttattcaCTTTTGACGAACACAGCTCACAAAATTTCTAGTATAGAGCGTCTCATTTTTTcctaaaaagtttttttttaaaataaattcttgTAAATTTTCTTCCTGcctattttcattttgtgaaaaCAAGCCTTACTGTTCAAATCAACCAGTGATTAAACTGTCCGTTCATTGCAACGTgaaactctgtctgtctgttcactaGAGGTCATGAAGGTCATAGTGGGTAGGAGTAACCGCTTCTCCTAGTTTGTATAttactaaaatgttttcatggtTAATTATtactaataaatgtaatcacTCAGTAACAAAT
It contains:
- the LOC141007232 gene encoding olfactory receptor 2AT4-like, with amino-acid sequence MSFLRTISNDSLIIHPPGFYIIGFETFPYITIYIIFLVFVYVFTLVLNISLIYIIARDHCLHTSKFLAVLNLAVIDIILNTSTIPSMIKTFLFKDNFIPFNLCLLQMFVYYSAAPLESYALAVLAYERLIAICFPLRYNSINTLRNMSCIVCLTWFVALGTTAYAIGIMTRLSFCNSVKVFSYFCDYAPVFRLACNDYTLQWSLASTSSMVNLMGPLTFILLSYFSILVTVFRMKSVSSRMKALTTCIEHLVLVAVFYIPLFSIFFIGLFVGSIDPDQRVLSLSLASCLPPCINPIVYSLKTKEIKTRALALLHRMKTSP